Proteins encoded within one genomic window of Anaerohalosphaeraceae bacterium:
- a CDS encoding DUF1638 domain-containing protein, translating into MAHLYAIACKALKPEIEFCLAKQPPKNSLTVDWMQQGLHNTPEELRTQLQKKLDAVPDADALLLAYGLCGGALRGLHCRRPLVIPRAHDCISLLFGSREAHEQYVREHPGSYFFSAGWLQEAPVPSAQNDRRLLEEYTALYGPDNADYLLQTELAWRKKYKQAVYISWNLPDSAKDRRIVQDCAAYAGWNYTEIQGSPDWLCRLLNGPWNSEDFLVLNPNQPVPEDLSGLCLREPQP; encoded by the coding sequence ATGGCTCATTTGTACGCAATCGCCTGTAAAGCACTGAAACCCGAAATCGAGTTTTGCCTGGCCAAACAGCCGCCGAAAAACTCGCTGACGGTCGATTGGATGCAGCAGGGACTCCACAATACGCCGGAGGAGCTGCGGACCCAACTCCAGAAAAAGCTGGATGCTGTCCCGGATGCCGATGCCCTGCTGCTCGCCTACGGTTTGTGCGGCGGAGCCCTTCGCGGACTTCACTGCCGCCGCCCTTTGGTCATCCCCCGTGCCCATGACTGCATCAGTCTGCTCTTCGGCTCCCGAGAAGCACACGAACAGTACGTTCGGGAACACCCCGGCTCCTACTTTTTCAGTGCCGGCTGGCTGCAGGAGGCCCCTGTCCCCTCCGCCCAGAACGACCGCCGTCTGCTGGAAGAATACACCGCTCTGTACGGACCGGACAATGCGGACTATCTTCTCCAAACCGAACTGGCCTGGCGGAAAAAATACAAACAGGCCGTCTATATCAGCTGGAACCTGCCGGACAGTGCCAAAGACCGCCGAATTGTTCAGGATTGTGCCGCCTATGCGGGCTGGAACTATACCGAAATCCAAGGCAGCCCCGACTGGCTCTGCCGGCTCCTGAACGGCCCGTGGAATTCCGAGGACTTTCTCGTTTTGAACCCCAACCAGCCCGTCCCGGAAGACCTTTCCGGCCTCTGTCTGAGGGAACCGCAGCCATGA
- a CDS encoding metallophosphoesterase, producing the protein MTLRYFLVCKIPAFFFVSAAVCIFGLEILLLTCRLRRLSPPRFLTRRRILLLHLLTLIGLLCLLWGTFVEPYRIQTTFITIPTPKLHGTSIRIVQISDLHCDRKPRLEPRLPDAVNRLNPDVVVFTGDALNDIRALPLLYRTLSAIRATLGKFAVRGNVDNRLFPGVPLFENTGFVELSMDALILEKDGQSFGLCGIDHAEGRRSWEAVRQLRPDLFNILLFHNTDLVDYLEKTPVDLYLCGHTHGGQIALPLWGALVTQSLHGKTYEAGLYRKDRFYIYVNRGLGMTGGWAPRIRFLAPPEITVFDIVPQNATPSLKTSEPIREEPAP; encoded by the coding sequence ATGACGCTCCGCTACTTTCTTGTCTGCAAGATTCCGGCCTTTTTCTTCGTTTCCGCCGCTGTCTGCATCTTCGGCCTGGAAATCCTCCTGCTGACCTGCCGGCTCCGCCGTCTGAGCCCGCCTCGCTTTCTCACCCGCCGCCGAATCCTTCTCCTCCATCTCCTGACCCTCATCGGCCTGCTGTGTCTTTTGTGGGGAACTTTTGTCGAACCTTACCGGATCCAAACGACCTTCATCACCATCCCAACCCCAAAGCTGCACGGCACATCGATCCGAATTGTCCAGATTTCCGACCTTCACTGCGACCGCAAACCGCGGCTGGAGCCCCGCCTGCCGGATGCAGTCAACCGGCTCAACCCTGACGTAGTCGTCTTTACCGGCGATGCACTCAATGACATCCGAGCCCTGCCCCTGCTGTACCGGACACTCTCGGCCATCCGGGCCACGCTGGGCAAGTTCGCCGTTCGAGGCAATGTGGACAACCGGCTCTTCCCGGGAGTCCCGCTGTTTGAAAATACCGGTTTTGTCGAGCTGTCGATGGATGCGCTGATTCTCGAAAAAGACGGTCAATCCTTCGGTCTGTGCGGAATCGACCATGCCGAGGGCCGACGAAGCTGGGAGGCCGTCCGGCAGCTCCGGCCGGACCTGTTCAACATCCTGCTTTTCCACAACACCGACCTGGTGGATTATCTGGAGAAGACGCCGGTCGATTTGTACCTGTGCGGCCATACCCACGGCGGGCAAATCGCTCTGCCGCTCTGGGGGGCCCTCGTAACCCAGTCTCTGCACGGGAAAACCTACGAAGCTGGTCTCTACCGTAAAGACCGCTTTTATATCTATGTAAACCGCGGTCTCGGAATGACCGGCGGCTGGGCGCCGCGCATCCGCTTTTTAGCCCCGCCGGAAATCACCGTCTTCGATATTGTCCCTCAGAATGCAACCCCATCATTAAAAACATCCGAACCAATTCGAGAGGAACCTGCTCCGTGA
- a CDS encoding manganese efflux pump MntP family protein, producing MNCCEFFMIAAIAVALAMDAFAVSIVSGSVFRHLHIRHGIRMALFFGAFQSLMPLLGWAAGKGLQSHIQPFDHWLAFGLLTFIGGKMAFESLKIGKVEKAPSDPSNLIVLLALSIATSIDALAVGLTLSLVTEHIFSSVLLIGLITFVIALLGWEIGKRIGRFFETQIELAGGLILIGIGLKILLEHLLSS from the coding sequence GTGAACTGCTGTGAATTTTTTATGATTGCCGCCATTGCCGTCGCCCTTGCGATGGATGCCTTTGCCGTCTCCATCGTCAGCGGCTCTGTCTTTCGCCATCTTCATATCCGCCACGGCATCCGGATGGCCCTTTTCTTCGGGGCTTTTCAGTCCTTGATGCCGCTTTTAGGCTGGGCGGCAGGCAAAGGGCTCCAATCTCATATCCAGCCCTTCGACCACTGGCTGGCCTTCGGCCTGCTGACCTTCATCGGCGGCAAAATGGCGTTTGAATCCCTCAAAATCGGCAAAGTTGAAAAGGCCCCGTCCGACCCGTCCAACCTTATCGTCCTGCTGGCCCTGAGCATCGCCACGAGCATCGACGCCCTTGCTGTAGGACTGACGCTCTCGCTGGTTACCGAGCACATCTTTTCCTCCGTTCTGCTCATCGGTCTGATTACCTTCGTCATCGCCCTGCTCGGCTGGGAAATCGGCAAACGCATCGGACGCTTCTTCGAAACGCAAATCGAGCTGGCCGGCGGTCTGATTCTCATCGGCATCGGCCTCAAAATCCTGCTCGAGCACCTTCTGTCCTCGTGA
- the thiE gene encoding thiamine phosphate synthase: MERRIYRIIDADFNRAREALRTMEEFCRFVLDDTALSARAKQMRHHLCAQIGRLDAEKLLAQRDSQGDVGRTLQIESPQQRRTFTDIFLAAAKRASEALRVLTETAQLACPDIAGPLEQIRFDVYTLEKDVLCRLPAVRFRDVRLYVLIPARKDLSDSRTLELVQLCIQGGADALQLRAEDIPDARLFRLAEQFAALCRSHGCLSIINDRADIAAAAEADGVHLGIEDLPAPQARKLFLKPALIGLTAHSEEEVRRAVESGADYVGIGPCFPSPTKPQLPPAGPDYIRRALAILKDTSVAHVAIGGITFDNLPGLLQIGVRAVALSSAVCAAPDPLAACRQFKSLLSPLQPAT; encoded by the coding sequence ATGGAGCGACGAATCTATCGAATCATCGATGCCGACTTCAATCGCGCAAGAGAGGCCCTCCGCACAATGGAGGAGTTCTGCCGGTTTGTGCTGGACGATACGGCCCTGTCCGCCCGGGCTAAACAGATGCGTCATCACCTCTGCGCACAAATCGGCCGGCTGGATGCCGAGAAACTGCTCGCCCAGCGCGACAGTCAGGGCGATGTCGGCCGGACGCTTCAAATCGAATCCCCGCAGCAGCGCCGCACATTCACCGATATCTTTCTGGCCGCCGCCAAACGCGCCTCGGAGGCCCTGCGGGTTCTGACCGAAACGGCGCAGCTTGCCTGCCCGGACATCGCCGGTCCGCTCGAACAAATCCGATTCGACGTTTATACGCTCGAAAAAGACGTCTTGTGCCGGCTGCCTGCGGTGCGATTTCGCGATGTGCGGCTGTATGTGCTCATCCCCGCCCGCAAAGACCTGTCCGACAGCCGCACGCTCGAACTGGTACAGCTGTGCATTCAGGGCGGAGCCGACGCCCTTCAGCTTCGCGCCGAAGACATCCCCGACGCCCGGCTCTTCCGTCTGGCCGAACAGTTTGCCGCCCTCTGCCGCTCGCACGGCTGCCTCAGCATCATCAATGACCGTGCGGACATCGCCGCCGCTGCAGAGGCCGACGGCGTCCATCTGGGCATCGAGGACCTGCCGGCACCGCAAGCCCGCAAGCTCTTTCTCAAACCCGCCCTCATCGGCCTGACCGCCCACAGCGAAGAAGAAGTCCGCCGGGCCGTTGAATCCGGTGCTGATTATGTCGGCATCGGCCCCTGCTTTCCCAGTCCCACCAAGCCCCAGCTGCCCCCCGCCGGGCCGGACTATATCCGCCGGGCCCTGGCCATCCTGAAGGATACCTCCGTCGCCCACGTCGCCATCGGCGGCATCACGTTCGACAATCTGCCCGGCCTGCTGCAAATCGGGGTCCGCGCCGTCGCCCTCTCATCCGCTGTCTGTGCCGCACCCGACCCGCTGGCCGCCTGCCGACAATTCAAATCGCTCTTGAGCCCCCTTCAGCCGGCGACATAG
- a CDS encoding glycoside hydrolase family 2 TIM barrel-domain containing protein, whose amino-acid sequence MKKAEWMVCLMGMGLGVYAQAAETNWQPKSGGLMTRWGKALTPDSVWPEYPRPQLVRSEWLNLNGLWDFALLPRTAPMPKDFSQKILVPFCAESALSGVGQTVTPKDRIWYRRTFTVPPSWAGRRIILHFEAVDWDTAVWVNGAYVGSHRGAYDRFSFDITEYLKEGMQELVVSVWDPTNFESQARGKQQMPQEGIWYTPVSGIWQTVWLEPIPKAAALREIKITTDIDKNQVTLIPIAWEPDYRKYTVKISVFEDQKPAAEGQTAVNKALTLRIDNPKLWSPDNPFLYDVKLELLGPSGEVLERLSSYFGMRKISLGQGKFGKELFLNNQPLFHYGTLDQGWWPDGLHTPPSDEAMKYDLEVTKQMGFNMIRKHIKVEPQRWYYWCDKLGILVWQDMPSGMVVLPDPDGRRQHHIQHVPADGPDLNQRSDHAVQFEWELRRMVDQHFNAPCIVIWVPFNEGWGQYDTCRISAWLKAYDPTRLVNAVSGWALRPCGDVYDIHTYQKDLTRPEIQKDRATVIGEFGGIGYPIEGHLWNPKMRNWGYQTYHSEQELLDNYIYKFNQIAEMKKQGVSGAVYTQTTDVEGEVNGLMTYDREVIKMPVEKLRELHQVLYKESP is encoded by the coding sequence ATGAAAAAGGCAGAATGGATGGTCTGTTTGATGGGGATGGGACTGGGAGTTTATGCTCAGGCCGCAGAAACGAATTGGCAGCCCAAAAGCGGCGGGCTGATGACCCGGTGGGGCAAGGCCCTGACGCCCGATTCGGTCTGGCCGGAGTATCCCCGTCCGCAGCTGGTGCGTTCGGAATGGCTGAACTTAAATGGGCTGTGGGATTTTGCCCTGCTGCCGAGAACCGCCCCGATGCCGAAGGATTTTTCCCAAAAGATTCTGGTGCCGTTCTGTGCGGAATCGGCACTTTCGGGAGTTGGACAAACGGTGACGCCGAAGGACCGAATCTGGTACCGCAGGACGTTTACGGTGCCGCCGTCCTGGGCCGGCCGCCGGATAATTCTGCATTTTGAGGCAGTCGATTGGGACACGGCCGTCTGGGTCAACGGCGCCTATGTCGGCTCACACCGCGGGGCCTATGACCGTTTCAGTTTTGACATTACGGAGTATCTCAAAGAGGGGATGCAGGAGCTGGTTGTTTCCGTCTGGGACCCGACGAATTTCGAGTCGCAGGCCCGCGGCAAACAGCAGATGCCGCAGGAGGGGATTTGGTACACACCCGTCAGCGGCATCTGGCAGACGGTCTGGCTGGAGCCGATTCCCAAGGCGGCCGCCCTTCGCGAGATCAAAATTACAACTGATATTGATAAAAATCAGGTGACTCTCATCCCGATTGCCTGGGAACCGGATTATCGGAAATACACCGTCAAAATCTCCGTCTTCGAAGACCAAAAGCCGGCGGCGGAAGGACAGACCGCTGTCAATAAGGCGCTGACCCTGCGGATAGACAATCCGAAGCTGTGGTCGCCGGACAATCCCTTCCTGTATGATGTCAAACTGGAGCTGCTCGGGCCTTCCGGGGAGGTCCTCGAGCGGCTTTCCAGTTATTTCGGAATGCGCAAAATCAGTCTGGGACAGGGGAAATTCGGGAAGGAATTGTTTTTGAACAACCAGCCGCTGTTCCACTACGGCACACTGGACCAGGGCTGGTGGCCGGACGGCCTGCATACGCCGCCTTCGGATGAGGCGATGAAGTACGATTTGGAGGTCACCAAACAGATGGGCTTTAATATGATTCGCAAGCACATCAAGGTCGAGCCCCAGCGCTGGTACTACTGGTGCGACAAACTGGGGATCCTGGTCTGGCAGGATATGCCGTCGGGGATGGTGGTGCTGCCGGACCCGGACGGCCGTCGCCAGCACCATATCCAGCATGTTCCGGCGGATGGGCCGGATTTGAATCAGCGGTCGGATCATGCGGTCCAGTTTGAATGGGAACTGCGGCGGATGGTGGATCAGCATTTCAACGCACCGTGCATCGTTATATGGGTGCCGTTCAATGAGGGCTGGGGCCAGTATGACACCTGCCGCATTAGTGCGTGGCTGAAGGCGTATGACCCGACTCGGCTGGTGAATGCCGTCAGCGGCTGGGCCCTGCGTCCCTGCGGTGATGTGTATGACATTCATACGTATCAGAAAGATCTGACGCGGCCCGAAATCCAGAAAGACCGGGCGACGGTCATCGGGGAGTTCGGCGGCATCGGTTATCCGATCGAAGGGCATCTGTGGAATCCGAAGATGCGCAATTGGGGTTATCAGACCTACCACAGTGAGCAGGAACTTTTGGACAATTACATCTACAAGTTTAACCAGATTGCCGAGATGAAAAAGCAGGGCGTATCGGGGGCTGTCTATACCCAGACCACGGATGTGGAAGGGGAGGTCAACGGACTGATGACGTATGACCGAGAGGTCATTAAAATGCCTGTGGAGAAATTACGGGAGCTGCATCAGGTTCTGTACAAAGAGAGCCCATAA
- a CDS encoding sulfatase: protein MDRRVFLKTASAAVTAGYLSRGLFAAENRRKPNILMILADDATYMDFPLYGGVNVRTPCIDRLASEGMTFSKAYLSMAMCVPCRTELYTGLYPMRSGCCWNHAPARIGTRSICHFLRDLGYRVGLTGKLHVSPKSCFPFDKVEGFEDNCVAETADYDCRGIRAYMEADKSRPFCLIVGLVLPHAVWTVGDAGHFDPEKLKLPANLVDTPQTRQDYASYLTEIEVLDKQVGDILDTLEQSGQSDQTLVLFSTEQGSQFPGCKWTNYECGLHTGITLRWPGVVKPGVRTEAMIQYADILPTLIEAAGGTVPTGQFDGTSFLEVLTGKKDTHRRYTYGMHNNIPEGGPYPIRSVRDSRYRYIRNLLPERIHIQRYVMGPMGHKHTHYWSSWMLAAAEDEKAYQLVSRYLKRPPEELYDSENDPYELNNLADNPQYADIKKRLSEELDRWMKEQHDPGAALDTLERYNQARRNQNEA, encoded by the coding sequence ATGGATAGGCGTGTATTTCTCAAGACGGCGTCGGCGGCGGTGACGGCCGGTTATTTGTCGCGCGGGTTGTTTGCCGCCGAAAATCGCCGCAAACCGAATATCCTGATGATTCTGGCGGATGATGCCACCTACATGGATTTTCCCTTGTACGGCGGGGTTAATGTCCGGACGCCGTGCATCGACCGGCTGGCCTCGGAGGGAATGACTTTTTCGAAGGCATATCTCTCGATGGCGATGTGTGTTCCCTGCCGAACGGAACTCTACACAGGTCTGTACCCGATGCGAAGCGGCTGCTGCTGGAATCATGCTCCCGCCCGCATCGGCACCCGAAGCATTTGTCATTTTCTGCGGGACCTGGGCTATCGAGTCGGGCTGACCGGGAAACTGCACGTATCGCCGAAAAGCTGCTTTCCGTTTGACAAGGTCGAAGGGTTTGAGGACAACTGCGTTGCAGAAACGGCCGATTATGACTGCCGCGGGATTCGGGCTTATATGGAAGCGGATAAAAGCCGGCCGTTTTGCCTGATTGTCGGGCTGGTGCTTCCGCACGCGGTCTGGACAGTCGGCGATGCCGGTCATTTTGACCCGGAAAAACTGAAGCTGCCTGCGAATCTTGTAGATACGCCCCAGACGCGTCAGGATTATGCGAGTTATCTGACGGAAATCGAGGTGCTGGATAAACAAGTGGGGGATATTCTGGATACCCTCGAGCAAAGCGGGCAGTCGGACCAGACCCTTGTTCTTTTCTCCACCGAGCAGGGCTCACAGTTTCCCGGCTGCAAATGGACTAATTATGAATGCGGACTTCATACAGGCATAACGCTGCGCTGGCCGGGGGTTGTGAAACCGGGCGTTCGTACGGAAGCAATGATTCAATATGCGGATATTCTGCCGACGCTGATAGAAGCAGCGGGTGGAACCGTTCCGACCGGGCAATTCGACGGGACCAGCTTCCTGGAGGTGCTGACCGGGAAGAAAGATACACATCGCCGGTACACCTACGGAATGCACAATAATATTCCGGAAGGGGGTCCTTATCCGATTCGTTCGGTTCGGGACAGCCGTTATCGTTATATCCGCAATCTTCTGCCGGAGCGCATTCATATTCAGAGATATGTAATGGGGCCGATGGGGCACAAACACACCCATTACTGGAGTTCCTGGATGCTGGCCGCTGCGGAGGATGAAAAGGCCTATCAGCTGGTGAGCCGGTATCTGAAACGGCCGCCGGAGGAGCTTTACGACAGCGAAAACGACCCGTATGAACTGAATAATCTGGCGGATAATCCGCAATATGCGGATATCAAAAAACGCTTGTCGGAGGAGTTGGACCGATGGATGAAAGAGCAGCATGACCCCGGTGCGGCTTTGGATACGCTGGAGCGCTATAATCAGGCACGACGAAATCAAAATGAAGCATGA
- a CDS encoding glycoside hydrolase family 43 protein, producing METFSSGMSGLMRLVFLFLAGWGADEVRAKETAAKPQEKMYQNPLLEVRLADPTVIRHNGLFYLYATGDVRGGGYRYWTSADLVSWTRGEVVFRRARSWAPDVWQDPVSGTFYLYYTAQSTLNPDWQVVGVADSNSPKGPFVNPQDLFENAIDAHLFRDEDGRLYLYFVQFPGFRITVQPMSGPRMPSGPSKVVLEPQEDWEKKHGAVTEGPWMLKHNGVYYLLYSGSHAAYPDYAVGYAAADNPMGPFRRAAHNPIIRRSEGVFGPGHGCVIRDDAGNWWHLYHQKQTSRENDFARFLCLDRLWFDAVGNLHGAATRGVRLPAPIVERRGG from the coding sequence ATGGAAACGTTTTCTTCAGGGATGAGCGGTTTGATGCGGCTGGTTTTTCTTTTTCTGGCTGGATGGGGGGCAGATGAAGTCCGTGCGAAGGAAACCGCCGCAAAACCGCAGGAAAAAATGTATCAAAATCCGCTCCTTGAGGTGCGGCTGGCGGACCCGACGGTGATTCGGCACAACGGACTTTTTTATCTTTATGCGACGGGAGATGTTCGGGGAGGCGGCTATCGGTATTGGACGTCTGCGGATTTGGTCAGCTGGACGCGCGGGGAGGTGGTTTTTCGGAGGGCCCGAAGCTGGGCACCGGATGTATGGCAGGACCCGGTTTCCGGAACGTTTTATCTGTACTACACGGCCCAATCTACTTTGAATCCGGATTGGCAGGTTGTCGGGGTGGCCGATTCCAACAGCCCGAAGGGGCCTTTTGTGAATCCGCAGGATTTATTTGAAAACGCCATTGATGCCCATCTGTTTCGGGATGAGGACGGCCGGCTGTATCTGTATTTTGTGCAGTTTCCCGGTTTCCGGATTACGGTTCAGCCGATGAGCGGTCCGCGAATGCCTTCGGGACCTTCGAAGGTTGTTCTGGAGCCGCAGGAGGACTGGGAGAAAAAGCACGGGGCCGTAACGGAAGGCCCGTGGATGCTCAAACACAACGGTGTTTATTATCTGCTCTACAGCGGCTCCCACGCGGCCTATCCGGACTATGCGGTCGGCTATGCCGCGGCGGACAATCCGATGGGGCCGTTTCGCCGGGCCGCCCACAATCCCATTATCCGGCGGTCGGAAGGTGTTTTCGGGCCCGGTCACGGCTGCGTGATTCGGGATGATGCCGGAAACTGGTGGCATCTGTATCATCAGAAGCAAACCAGTCGGGAAAATGATTTCGCCCGCTTTCTTTGTCTGGACCGGCTGTGGTTTGATGCGGTCGGGAATCTGCACGGCGCGGCAACCCGGGGAGTTCGTCTGCCGGCGCCGATTGTCGAAAGACGCGGCGGCTGA
- a CDS encoding sulfatase-like hydrolase/transferase, which produces MCSLTRRDFLGTLGAGLFVPGLGGCLADKSGLSGTKTKPVRPNILMILVDDMGYADPSCYGGDLTIPTPNIDRLAREGIRFTQFYVNSPVCSPSRVALMTGQYPARWRIFTYLDRRELNRKRRMADFLDPSAPFLARQFKAAGYAVAHFGKWHMGGGRDVGDAPLPTEYGFDESSVAFEGLGDRLLIRGDGLSNQSARLGRGQITWVEKHQITQIRVDQTLDFIRRNKDKPFYVNVWLNDVHDPHFPAPEQLEKFRSYSANPYVQKFYAVLEEMDRQIGRLLDGLAEMGLEEKTLVILTSDNGPTDWASYYKEGWPPPGSVGDFKGRKWSLYEGGIRMPFLVRWKGTVPAGKINQSTVVCGADLFPSLCTLAGVGLPSGVQLDGEDMSAAFLGTEIERKEPIFWYYPNDPRPGKPENVSPVLAVREGPWKLLAGLKGQNRQLYNLADDPNERENLARQNPQTAQRLWEKLRTWADSIGLER; this is translated from the coding sequence ATGTGTTCTCTGACTCGACGCGATTTTTTGGGCACTCTGGGAGCCGGGCTGTTTGTTCCGGGTCTCGGCGGATGTTTGGCGGATAAATCCGGCTTGTCTGGCACAAAGACAAAACCAGTCCGGCCGAATATTCTGATGATTCTGGTCGATGATATGGGTTATGCGGACCCGAGCTGCTATGGCGGCGATTTGACGATTCCGACGCCCAACATAGACCGTCTGGCTCGGGAAGGAATTCGGTTTACCCAGTTTTATGTGAACTCGCCGGTTTGTTCGCCGTCGCGTGTGGCCCTGATGACAGGCCAGTATCCGGCCCGGTGGCGTATTTTTACCTATCTGGACCGGCGGGAGCTGAATCGGAAGCGCCGGATGGCGGATTTTCTGGACCCGAGCGCCCCGTTTCTGGCACGTCAGTTTAAAGCAGCCGGTTATGCCGTGGCTCATTTCGGCAAGTGGCACATGGGCGGCGGGCGCGATGTCGGCGATGCCCCGCTTCCGACGGAGTACGGTTTTGATGAGTCTTCCGTGGCGTTCGAGGGGCTGGGCGACCGGCTTTTGATACGCGGCGACGGCCTGTCCAATCAGAGTGCCCGTCTCGGGCGGGGACAGATTACGTGGGTGGAGAAGCACCAGATTACGCAAATCCGCGTGGATCAGACGCTGGATTTTATCCGCCGGAATAAGGACAAGCCGTTTTATGTGAACGTCTGGCTCAATGATGTGCACGACCCGCATTTTCCCGCTCCCGAACAGCTGGAAAAGTTTCGTTCCTATTCGGCCAACCCATATGTGCAGAAGTTTTATGCCGTTCTGGAGGAGATGGACCGCCAGATTGGGCGGCTCTTGGACGGGCTGGCAGAAATGGGTCTGGAGGAAAAGACGCTGGTAATTCTCACCAGCGATAATGGACCGACGGACTGGGCCAGCTATTACAAAGAAGGATGGCCGCCGCCGGGCTCCGTCGGGGACTTTAAAGGCCGCAAATGGAGTCTGTATGAAGGAGGCATCCGGATGCCTTTTCTTGTGCGGTGGAAGGGGACTGTTCCGGCGGGAAAGATCAATCAGTCAACCGTTGTCTGCGGGGCGGATTTGTTCCCATCGCTGTGTACGCTGGCCGGCGTCGGTCTTCCGTCGGGTGTGCAGCTGGATGGGGAGGATATGAGTGCGGCCTTTTTGGGAACAGAGATAGAAAGAAAAGAACCGATTTTTTGGTATTATCCGAATGACCCCAGACCGGGCAAGCCGGAAAACGTCAGTCCGGTGCTGGCGGTTCGGGAGGGGCCGTGGAAACTGCTGGCCGGTTTGAAAGGACAAAACAGACAGCTTTATAACCTTGCGGATGACCCAAACGAGCGGGAGAATCTGGCCCGGCAGAACCCGCAGACGGCTCAGAGGCTTTGGGAAAAACTGCGGACCTGGGCGGATTCGATAGGGTTGGAACGATAG
- a CDS encoding PEP-CTERM sorting domain-containing protein — protein sequence MKNVCTVCLAAVVFAGIASGGVIIPSLNDSTALGTYTAARNGLLNEVPKITTGKITLAARFNPDVSQMTAGPVIVIENGGTSNGTGLYLANGNLIFAAKAANGRYAVPTSLNDTDFANEGGLGKSMAVSAGPVNFGQENIVYASMDLVNGKLFISINGVGSLYTITNATGTENLDGNCSVSFLGASPIPSDQYGWLGGLLEDNGTNNALALYPQLFWMNAVPMIQTPGYANQLGQVFAVYVPEPATLCLLGLGALVLRPRRQL from the coding sequence ATGAAAAATGTCTGTACAGTTTGTTTGGCGGCGGTTGTGTTTGCAGGGATTGCATCCGGCGGAGTAATTATCCCCAGTTTAAATGACAGCACGGCCCTCGGGACCTACACGGCGGCCCGCAACGGTCTTTTGAATGAAGTGCCGAAAATCACAACCGGAAAAATCACATTGGCTGCCCGGTTTAATCCGGATGTCAGTCAAATGACCGCCGGTCCGGTTATTGTTATCGAAAACGGCGGAACATCTAACGGAACGGGCCTGTATCTGGCCAATGGGAATCTGATTTTTGCCGCCAAGGCGGCGAACGGCCGATATGCCGTTCCCACGAGTCTGAATGATACGGATTTTGCGAATGAAGGCGGTCTGGGCAAGTCCATGGCGGTTTCGGCGGGCCCCGTCAACTTCGGCCAGGAGAACATTGTCTATGCTTCAATGGACCTTGTGAACGGAAAGCTTTTTATCTCCATCAATGGGGTCGGGAGTTTGTACACAATTACGAACGCCACCGGCACGGAGAATCTGGACGGAAACTGTTCGGTCAGTTTCCTCGGCGCATCACCGATTCCTTCGGACCAGTACGGATGGCTGGGCGGTCTGCTGGAGGATAACGGGACCAACAATGCGTTGGCCCTGTATCCGCAGTTATTCTGGATGAACGCCGTGCCGATGATTCAGACGCCTGGGTATGCCAATCAGCTGGGACAGGTCTTTGCGGTGTATGTTCCGGAGCCGGCGACGCTGTGTCTGTTAGGACTTGGGGCGTTGGTTCTGCGGCCTCGACGGCAGCTGTAA